The DNA region aatgtttctCCATGTCTGCTGGTTGGATTGCCATCAGATTCAGTCTGCCGCCTCCTGAACACACGACGAAAATTATACTTTTCCAAATATAAATACTGACCTTACAAAATCTGGACAATCGTAATCAATAGAAGGCAACGAGTGAGGCAGATAGGAGGAAGATCTATTGCTGTTCAACACACTTGGTCTCCAGACAGAGTATAAAAtacagggaaaaacaaacaacaaaagtagTTCAATAAACACATCCGGGACAGTTTGCATGGGAATTCGTTTGATCAAAACGCACACGGTATGTCTGACGTCCCATCTTCCTGTATGTTACAGAGTCCTTACTCTGTCCAACAAATACCATATCACAAGGATACACTTTACAGCAGCGGTGGGCTTAGTCTGTGGTTAACTtttgcttttagttttgttctttttcttcttgtctgtgCTGGTCCTGGTAGGAGGAGCAGGGTTCACTGGCGGAGCCCCCAGTTTCTTGGTTTTAGCTTTTTCCACTTTGTCCTTGATGGCTTTGATGTCCAGCTTGCCGTCCACAGGAGCTGTGACAAAGACGACACGGTTGGGATATGGATTAGCAGTACTATGGCAGCACACACTTTCAGACAGGTTTGCTTTGTTTGCAGATAAATGCGCGTTTCTTCGTTTCTACCTTTAGTGGTCTTCTTCATTAAGGGCTTCTCTTTAGGAGGAATGAAAGCTTTGTTCCGCTCTTCCTGCTTCTTGGTCAGTGCCTCTGCTTGTTTGACCTGAGGAAGAGGAACAATTTCACATTTGTCACTTGACAGAATATGATGTAAGTCTTTCTTTAGCATTTTAGGGGAGTTTCTGCACTATTTTACAGAGACTCTGCAGGTTTGGGAGATCTGAGACTTTTATAATGCTACCTGGAATTAGATCAAGCTAAACTAGCAGCACTAGCAAACATGTGGTGTCCTCAGGGGGGGTGCCAGCAGCACTTTGTCCCCGTCAggttacagctgaataaatatattaacattAGGCTTCCAGTGCTCTCTCCTCCATTAAGAATATTCAGGTCTTCTCAATAATGAACAAGAGGACAAcgctgaataaaatgtaatagtgTCAATAACTTAGTGACTCTCTTTTTCCAGCTCAGGCTCTGtcaccgctgctgctgctgctgttttttaaagataaatgtacATTAATGTCACACATTAACCTTGCTGGCTCCACTGGATCCAAATGGAGGCTCCGCTCTTTATTTACCCATTGCCGTGGTGAACTGTAGTATCAGAGCTCCAGTGAtggtgacctttttttttttttcattcaccacGCACGCACTTAACTCAGAGCAAACATACTCAGATTTGACTGAACTAACTCTGATCAGCTGTTTGAGTTTCCAGTCTCGGGGTTTGTTAAACCCGCTTTCTGGAACTGGCCCCTGGCCTGAAATCAGCTGGACTTTGTTGGTGTAGTTTCATGTAAACAGGCTCACCTTAatctcctccatctttttcctctttttcacacTTGCACGCAGGAAGAATTCTCCTGTGGCCAGCTCTTTGTCAACCTACAAACATGAGATGCAATCACTGttaaaataagtttgttttaaatgtcctTATATGCAGATTAGTCCTCAACCTCAATAACAAGGTTCAAAAACTAGAGGAACTTTCCTTTAGGTTGTTCTGCTGTAGCTTTTTTACAATACAGCACACATGATATGCTAACTTTAGTTATTAAAACTAGTAGACCAGGTTACAGTGTTCTCCTTAGACAATGTTGAGGCACTTATGCAGGAATTTAGTTTCAAACACACTTCTCCTGACCTTGCTCTCCGGCTGCGTTGGAGGGAACGGTGTGTACTCCTTCTTCACGCTCTTCTTCTTCGGCTCCTTGCGCTTGGGCAGGTTCTTGTGGCGGAACTTGGGCAGAAAGCGTTCCCAGCTCTGCATCCGCAGGTCGGGGTCTTTGGACAGCTCCCGTTTGATCATTAGTGTCTGACGATTCCAACCGTCAGAGAATTGAGACGGGGGGCGTTGGGGAGTGAGTGGAATAAAAGTAGGGAAAACGTGACACTTTGGCGGTGATGCACTGTCACAACATTTGCCCTGTCCACGCTAACATGTAGCTTTACTACCACTGGCATCACTACTGACGTGCTTAGACTTAGTGTTGATAGTAAGATTTGTATTGTTAGCTTGGACAGTTTAAATCCTAAAATGACCAAACCTGCATTACTTTCTCAACATCAGCTTAAAGCGAATCCCAAACTCACAAACTGTCTGACAAAACTGGTGCCGGAGAAATTTAGAAGcattttctttgacaaaaaGACAAGCAACAATTGCTACCGCGTTCTCCAGTGAGTGTGACAGCATGTTCGCGAGATGTATCCCAGAGGTAAAGCAGTTTGAGTTGAATTACTGACCAAATCGTCTCTAAACTAGGTGTTTCGCCAACCACTCGACGAGTCAAATAGTCAACTACTAAAAATGCTAGCCAGCCCTGCCCCTAGATTATGAACCACCCAGACCCCTCAGGTGGTCTTGGACAGGTCTGCTTTCTGTCCCCAGAGTCTAGAACTAAACATGGAGAAGCAGCGTTCAGTTTCTATGCTCCATATATCAGGAACCAACTGGCAGAGACCTGCTGGTCTTTTAAACGGAGGCTGaaaacttttctgtttgccactgccttttattaaatcaaacaaTGACTAATTTCTCACACTGCACTTCACCTTTTACCCTGGTATCCtcaattctttttattttcagcataatTTTTGTActtaatgttttatgtaaagcaccTTGAATTCtcttgttgttgaaatgtgctgtacaaataaacttgccttgcaGTGTTCAGACACAACAGACGCTGACTTGTGTGACAACACTAGAGGACATCCGTTTGGATCCAAATGGAGctttatataacttttttcCACATATGCAATAGTACTGGCCAatacctgtaaacagactttgatgagTAAAATCAGAGTTCGACTCTTAAGTGTAACACGTCAACATCTGTATATATTTCTATAGCGTCCAGTACATCCATCCAGGTGTGGTGCCACGACTACGCCGCGTGAATACTTCTGCCTTATTTGTCAGTACTGACTGGCACGCTGTCACAGCAGGAGCCTAACTGCTTCCTTTTATGAACCACTGATTAGCTGAAATGAGCTAAAGACAAAGCTACTGCTCACGCTGACCCAGCGATTCTTTCATGTGAATCTGAAGGAATGGTAGgttcttattttgaaagaacataagacagtttttttcacttcttgCAGGCAAAACTGTGTGAAACATTGCACGAATGCAAAAGATAATTATAATGCTAGCCAGCCCTGCCCCTACATTATAAACCACCCAGACCCCTCAGGTGGTCTTGGACAGATCTGCTTACTATTGGAGTCCGTCACTAACTGATCCTATGACTGGTGATCCCAACGTGAGACACTATGACTGCTACATGTATTAAACATGGCAGACAAGATGGCTGCTCCACAACGCTGCTAGACTGAAACAGATTTAAAGATAAAACCTTGTGACTAGCTCCAGTTGGTAGTCGTGAAATCACTAGTTTAAACAGAATCGGTGCCGCTGAAATAGTGCCTCCCTCATGCCCTCAGCTCCAGGTTGAGCCAGCCTTGGCGTACAAACCCAGAGAGATTCATTTCAGTCAGGAGATCAAGAACAAGGATGGAAAACATCTTCATCGGGCACGAATGCTGTCTATCCAGGGCTGCTGCTGTGGAGTTGTGGCCTGGCAGCCAggtttctgtctgcagtttgaaCCTACCTTGATGTTGTAGATGGGGTGGATGTTCTTCATCGTGTCCATCACCACTTTGCGTACCTGAACAACAGAGGAGAAGACGtgagaacaaaaaataattcataaatcAAAAAGGTTCGACTAATATTTGATAATTAAAGATAACAGATTAGGAAAGaattttatccattattttattttcaattgaACGTGCCGAAGTTCAGAACCTGAGAGACGCAAGAAacgtgtaactgtccaaatacttacggtcTGGACTATACGTTGACCTTTGCGCAGAtctaatgtttttgtctgtctcttcaATGGAGCCGAAGCTTCAGTGGACTTTTGAGTCCCACGCTTCACGtacgtgtgtttttgttgcacttTGCATTTATCGATGCACCTACTTTTCCAACTGAGCCAAGTGTAAAAgcttttttgcattatttggagattttgattaaatttctggtgttttcacttcaggttttttatgcacaaattgaGAATGAGCATAAAAACAGATCACGACATCACATTAGCGCATTAGCCACCTTTGTTaagctaaataaatgaaaggagATGTtactctctgtgtctgtgtgctctgCCATTTAAAGCAGCAGCTACACAGTTGATTCAGACTttgattttgacctttttttgttCCAGCTATCAGGAGCTAACTAGCTAAACCTGGAGCTCGGGGGagggttgggggggggctgaaagGTGAGAGCAGGGTGACAACACCACCGTCAGGATAGgtgacattataaaataaaaacagactttgggCATTTTGAAATACAACCTATtatgacataaaacaaactccTTAAACTGTTTTTATGAGAATAAGAATTATgaacatttcataataatgagCTGAGTTTGAATGATTTCTTAGATAATTGTTTCATCTATACATTTCAAAGAGTTTATTAATTGGatcatttatttcacaaataattattcatttatttaatattgaagaCTTTGGGGCTCCACATCCATTGGCACTACCCCCCTCGCTGGGTCCCGCTATTTGCTCCTGCAACCACCCAGACTTCACAACAGGGCTCATTAGAGTTTCGTCTATCTAAACTCAGCAGAGCCTAATTAAACCCGAGGGGAGTTTGTGGTGCACCTTAGCAGACGGAGGAGCGGGCTCAACATTTTAGATGCGGGGTGTTCCTTGTGTTCCGAGATGCTGAGGGGGGTCGGCAGTTCCTAACACGAATACAAGTTCATTTTGAGATTTGCTATGTGTCACATAGTGAACTTTGTGTGTTTACACGGCTCGCTTTTGGTTCACGATCAGCTACTGGAGGTCAGTGTTCGACCAGAGGCTCTGTGAAGTTCTTACCTCCTTCAGGCCGTTGAAGGGCCCCAGGGCCGACACCGTGTTGCCCTGCACCATCACATAGCAATTGGTTAACAACTCTAATGCCTggagagaagagacaggagagCAAACTTAAGCATTTACCTCGAGACTTGTAAAAAATGATCCGTGAACACTGATGCTGTATTGTTCcaataacacaaacactcagacacCGTGGCTGATTAGAAGCAATGCTGCCACCTAGAGACGTTCACAACAAAATGCACCGTAGCCTAAACAGACAGACCAAGTCCAGCGAACAAACCCAGTAAGCACCACACTCCGAGGCTTTGTTCACACTGTCGCTCAGTGTAACTCAGTTCAGATTTTGTACTCTCATATTACGCAGGTTTACATATTACGATGATTcggaagaagaaaacaaatctcaAATTATTCTGACTTTACTCTCACAGTGGCCATAATTCTCAACTTGCTCCTCAGCAGAATCGGATTTCTGGTTCACATTAGGAGAGACCAGAAGacttcttttatatttattccaGCAGTGATGCACTGTGATGATTTTTCAGGATTCCAGCCTTCTTTAGTGTGTCCAGCAACGAAGCAATAATTAATTACAAGCCACGTTTGATATTTTGACACGGCTGTTCATAGGGAATGCCTCTAAAATGTCTTTCTTCAGAATTCAATCGATCAAAGGAAGTTTCATCTCTGAGAAACCTGCTGCTCTCCGGCAGGCAGCAGCTG from Xiphias gladius isolate SHS-SW01 ecotype Sanya breed wild chromosome 2, ASM1685928v1, whole genome shotgun sequence includes:
- the krr1 gene encoding KRR1 small subunit processome component homolog; amino-acid sequence: MASTATGDGVSEARARKKWKKTENQADESELLTVPDGWKEPAFTKSDNLRGLLEESSFATLFPKYREAYLKECWPLVEKALGEVHIKASLDLIEGSLSVCTTKKTFDPYAIVRARDLIKLLARSVPFEQAVRILQDDMACDIIKIGTLVRNRERFVKRRQRLIGPKGSTLKALELLTNCYVMVQGNTVSALGPFNGLKEVRKVVMDTMKNIHPIYNIKTLMIKRELSKDPDLRMQSWERFLPKFRHKNLPKRKEPKKKSVKKEYTPFPPTQPESKVDKELATGEFFLRASVKKRKKMEEIKVKQAEALTKKQEERNKAFIPPKEKPLMKKTTKAPVDGKLDIKAIKDKVEKAKTKKLGAPPVNPAPPTRTSTDKKKKNKTKSKS